From one Catellatospora sp. IY07-71 genomic stretch:
- a CDS encoding Hsp20/alpha crystallin family protein, with product MTALMPRLFGDLSEWFEGEHPLLSGHIIRVEDTATDQEYKIRAELPGMDPEKDIQISVDAGVLSIHAERRTEERAKGRSEFHYGMLQRSLRLPGNADTDNIKAGYDKGILEVTVPLKANEPTGRQIPVTGS from the coding sequence ATGACCGCGCTGATGCCGCGCCTGTTCGGCGACCTGAGTGAGTGGTTCGAAGGCGAGCACCCGCTGTTGTCCGGGCACATCATCCGGGTGGAGGACACGGCCACCGACCAGGAGTACAAGATCCGGGCGGAGTTGCCCGGCATGGACCCGGAAAAGGACATCCAGATCTCCGTGGACGCCGGTGTGCTTTCGATCCACGCCGAGCGCCGCACCGAGGAGAGGGCCAAGGGCCGCTCCGAGTTCCACTACGGCATGCTGCAGCGGTCGCTGCGGCTTCCCGGCAACGCCGATACCGACAACATCAAGGCCGGCTACGACAAGGGCATTCTCGAGGTCACCGTGCCTTTGAAGGCGAACGAGCCGACGGGCCGGCAGATCCCGGTCACCGGTAGCTGA
- a CDS encoding TetR/AcrR family transcriptional regulator, with amino-acid sequence MTQAGAAAQPARERILGTAFRLFYAHGPRGVGVDTVIAESGVAKATFYKHFPRKDDLVLAYLDKVDQGWFGGLRAAARAAGEDPRMQLVGMFDALSTACRREGYHGCAFINAAAESPTGGDVHTRTVEHKRIVRAWVTDLARRAGAADPALLARQLTLLIDGGLGDGVLEADPATPAAAKAAAQALVDAACHGD; translated from the coding sequence ATGACACAGGCAGGCGCTGCTGCGCAGCCCGCGCGCGAGCGCATCCTCGGCACGGCGTTCCGGCTCTTCTACGCCCACGGTCCCCGCGGTGTCGGCGTCGACACCGTCATCGCCGAGTCAGGCGTGGCCAAGGCCACCTTCTACAAGCACTTCCCGCGCAAGGACGACCTGGTGCTGGCATACCTCGACAAGGTCGACCAGGGCTGGTTCGGCGGTCTGCGCGCCGCCGCCCGCGCCGCCGGCGAGGACCCCAGAATGCAGCTGGTCGGCATGTTCGACGCGCTGAGCACGGCATGCCGCCGCGAGGGCTATCACGGCTGCGCCTTCATCAACGCCGCCGCTGAAAGCCCCACCGGCGGCGACGTGCACACGCGCACCGTCGAACACAAGCGGATCGTCCGCGCATGGGTGACCGACCTGGCCCGCAGGGCCGGCGCCGCCGACCCTGCCCTGCTCGCCCGCCAGCTCACCCTGCTCATCGACGGCGGACTCGGCGACGGTGTCCTCGAAGCCGACCCTGCCACCCCCGCAGCCGCCAAAGCGGCCGCACAGGCCCTGGTCGACGCCGCCTGCCACGGCGACTGA
- a CDS encoding dienelactone hydrolase family protein, whose amino-acid sequence MAGDTRLAGRLTVPSGAAGLVVFVHGSGSSRHSPRNRYVAAVLNRAGLATLLFDLLTVHEEADRGNVFDIELLAGRLGGTLAWVRDRPDTAQLPVGLFGASTGAAAALWAAAEPDAGIAAVVSRGGRPDLAAPRLSLVQAPTLLVVGALDTAVRQLNQAAAAMLRCEHRLSVVPGATHLFEEPGTLQAAAELARDWFTSHLPAPGRAA is encoded by the coding sequence ATGGCAGGCGACACACGCCTGGCGGGCCGGCTCACAGTGCCGTCCGGCGCCGCCGGGCTGGTGGTGTTCGTCCACGGCAGTGGCAGCAGCCGCCACAGCCCTCGCAACCGTTACGTCGCCGCCGTCCTGAACCGCGCCGGCCTGGCCACCCTGCTGTTCGACCTGCTCACCGTGCACGAGGAGGCCGACCGTGGCAACGTGTTCGACATCGAACTGCTCGCCGGCCGGCTCGGCGGCACCCTGGCCTGGGTCCGAGACCGGCCGGACACCGCGCAACTGCCGGTGGGCCTGTTCGGCGCCAGCACCGGCGCCGCGGCCGCGCTGTGGGCCGCCGCCGAGCCTGACGCCGGCATCGCCGCTGTGGTATCCCGCGGCGGCCGCCCGGACCTTGCCGCGCCCCGGCTGAGCCTCGTGCAGGCGCCGACCCTGCTCGTCGTGGGCGCTCTGGACACTGCGGTGCGGCAGCTCAACCAGGCCGCCGCCGCGATGCTGCGGTGCGAGCACCGCCTGTCGGTGGTGCCCGGCGCGACCCACCTGTTCGAGGAGCCCGGCACCCTGCAGGCCGCCGCCGAGCTGGCCCGCGACTGGTTCACCAGCCACCTTCCGGCACCCGGGCGGGCGGCCTGA
- a CDS encoding DUF6584 family protein, producing MAKQQVLAKVEADLRRGHVHPAMQRLASLTAAYPDDLDLRARRAAVYRQVGNLVEAGRWGFLSEDAAAEEISAFEKAHPGAWRRLLLLKVNADPADELGPVAGARFARLVEQAEQEGPAPVAWTEVGPRPQFPGSWRDEMPCLVAAAVGLIVVGLAVFGLVSLIRWAL from the coding sequence GTGGCGAAGCAGCAAGTGCTGGCGAAGGTGGAGGCCGACCTGCGCCGCGGGCATGTCCATCCGGCGATGCAGCGCTTGGCGAGCCTGACCGCCGCGTACCCCGACGACCTCGATCTGCGTGCCCGGCGTGCGGCGGTGTATCGGCAGGTCGGCAACCTGGTCGAGGCCGGGCGATGGGGGTTCCTCAGCGAGGACGCCGCTGCGGAGGAGATCAGCGCGTTCGAGAAGGCCCATCCGGGTGCCTGGAGACGCTTGCTGCTGCTGAAGGTGAATGCCGACCCTGCCGACGAGCTTGGGCCGGTGGCGGGCGCGCGGTTCGCTCGGCTGGTCGAGCAGGCGGAACAGGAAGGCCCGGCGCCGGTCGCCTGGACTGAGGTTGGACCCCGGCCCCAGTTCCCCGGCTCGTGGCGTGACGAGATGCCGTGCCTGGTGGCAGCGGCGGTTGGGCTGATCGTGGTTGGCCTGGCTGTCTTCGGGCTGGTCAGCTTGATCCGGTGGGCGCTATAG
- a CDS encoding universal stress protein codes for MGGPVVVGVDWSAHSNYAVRLAAAQAQRRRRPLRIVHAAGAGGDLALRAEDVGLEDAARLAGETAPGIDVSTATVAAEPAAVLIQEGRDADLVVVGDRGLGGFTGLLLGSVSLHVATRCPQPVLVARGEEHPHGQVVLGVDGNPGTARAVEAAFTEAALRSSDLYAAHAWTGPPPTGPGDLLPLAYEDDEIEDQERRLLAEALSGMRERFPDVTVREAVVKGRAARSLVHLSETALLMVVGRRGRGGLTGLLLGSVSQQLLHHSACPVLIVPTDVDQDEAVAPLSVGVA; via the coding sequence GTGGGCGGTCCCGTCGTGGTCGGAGTGGACTGGTCCGCGCACTCGAACTACGCCGTGCGGCTGGCTGCGGCGCAGGCGCAACGACGCCGGCGGCCGCTGCGGATCGTGCACGCCGCAGGTGCCGGCGGTGACCTGGCGCTACGCGCTGAGGACGTCGGGCTCGAGGACGCCGCGCGCCTCGCGGGCGAGACCGCGCCCGGGATCGACGTGAGCACGGCGACCGTCGCCGCGGAACCGGCGGCGGTGCTCATCCAGGAGGGCCGCGACGCAGACCTGGTGGTGGTCGGCGACCGCGGGCTGGGCGGGTTCACCGGCCTGCTGCTGGGCTCGGTGTCGCTGCACGTGGCCACACGCTGCCCGCAGCCCGTGCTCGTCGCCCGCGGCGAAGAGCACCCGCACGGCCAGGTCGTGCTCGGCGTCGACGGAAATCCCGGAACGGCGCGCGCGGTGGAGGCCGCCTTCACCGAAGCAGCGCTGCGCAGCTCGGACCTGTACGCGGCACACGCGTGGACCGGGCCGCCACCGACCGGCCCCGGCGACCTGCTGCCCCTGGCTTATGAGGACGACGAGATCGAGGACCAGGAGCGCCGCCTGCTCGCCGAGGCGCTGTCAGGCATGCGGGAGCGGTTCCCGGACGTCACCGTGCGGGAAGCGGTGGTCAAGGGGCGCGCCGCACGGTCGCTGGTGCACCTGAGCGAGACGGCGCTGCTGATGGTGGTGGGCAGGCGCGGCCGCGGTGGCCTCACCGGCCTGCTGCTGGGCTCGGTGAGCCAGCAGTTGCTGCACCACAGTGCGTGCCCCGTGCTCATTGTGCCGACGGATGTCGATCAGGACGAGGCCGTCGCCCCGCTGTCGGTAGGAGTGGCCTGA
- a CDS encoding PEP/pyruvate-binding domain-containing protein, with protein sequence MARTATATVAWLTDGRATRSAFAGGKGARLAVMARHGLPVPAGFVVAADAYRRYVEQAGIGPAIAELVAGPVAGASLDGVSATVRALFGVAPFPAELGEEIGAAYRRLGSGPVAVRSSALAEDLPSASFAGQLDSVLNVAGVGQLCEAVRRCWSSAWTARAMAYRERQRIGHGTVAVAVVVQRMVDAEVAGVLFTADPVSGRRDRVVLEAAGGLGDAVVGGRVTPARWIIDAGSRAVLSAPAAGPPLSRTARAELVTLGLRAAELFGGPQDVEWAVTEGRCHLLQSRPITTLFPLPPPRGGLRVYLPLMLIGQGITEPMTPAGNAFFRHLAGDWITHWSGSGTQPSAGARDWLPVLAGRLYADFTAFLRRPRMAAAVASGLGMKDPAAAAALRQWLRANAGRLPAACGLGPARAMAAWLPGVLASLLATLAFPAHCRDRVLDRTERRLAALHRQAAHLPTVRRRLDFVDKVLPGAALDLVLEQVPAVYAELLIRVALQRLAGLWTGDSSRLEPVLRWPPHDPTLAMGEELARLADGYAAAATPAADDPQVIRFLDRFGHRAADREIDLGLPRLADDPRYVVELIEGYRDADGGRAQDRFRGGASSAVTAAAALVHEVRRPAGPLAAGLLRLLLDRHRELAGLRERPKFDMVRVLALGRRVLGDIGEQLAAQGLLDDAHDVYFLDPADIRHGAPSQLRDIAVANRRDYERELRRRAIPRILVSDGEAVYGPAAESGAGDALRGTPVSPGTYEGLARVLDSPVGARLRPGEILVAASTDPGWTPLFLLAGALVMEVGGVISHGAVLAREYGIPAVAGVTGATTLLRTGDRIRVDGNSGTVAVNTGERSPA encoded by the coding sequence ATGGCGAGAACCGCGACGGCGACCGTCGCGTGGTTGACCGACGGGCGGGCGACCCGGTCGGCTTTCGCGGGCGGGAAGGGTGCTCGCCTGGCGGTGATGGCACGGCACGGACTGCCCGTGCCGGCCGGGTTCGTGGTGGCCGCGGACGCCTACCGCCGGTATGTCGAGCAGGCGGGGATCGGCCCGGCCATCGCCGAGCTCGTCGCAGGCCCGGTGGCGGGCGCGTCGCTGGACGGCGTGTCGGCGACGGTGCGTGCGCTGTTCGGTGTGGCGCCGTTTCCCGCAGAGCTTGGCGAGGAGATCGGTGCGGCCTACCGGCGCCTGGGCAGCGGGCCGGTTGCGGTGCGGTCGTCGGCGCTGGCCGAGGATCTGCCCTCGGCCAGCTTCGCGGGGCAGCTGGACAGTGTGCTGAACGTGGCCGGAGTCGGCCAATTGTGTGAGGCCGTGCGCCGCTGCTGGTCGTCGGCGTGGACCGCGCGGGCCATGGCCTACCGCGAGCGGCAGCGCATCGGCCACGGAACGGTCGCGGTGGCGGTCGTGGTGCAGCGGATGGTCGACGCCGAGGTCGCCGGGGTGCTGTTCACCGCCGATCCGGTGTCCGGCCGGCGGGACCGGGTCGTGCTGGAGGCAGCCGGTGGCCTCGGGGATGCGGTGGTCGGCGGCCGGGTGACGCCGGCGCGATGGATCATCGACGCCGGCTCGCGGGCGGTGCTGTCGGCCCCCGCTGCCGGTCCGCCACTGTCCCGCACGGCACGAGCCGAGCTGGTCACTCTCGGGCTGCGTGCGGCCGAGCTGTTCGGCGGGCCGCAGGACGTCGAGTGGGCGGTCACGGAAGGCCGGTGTCACCTGCTGCAGTCGCGGCCGATCACCACCCTGTTCCCGTTGCCCCCGCCGCGTGGCGGGCTGCGGGTGTACCTGCCGCTGATGCTGATCGGCCAGGGCATCACCGAGCCGATGACCCCGGCCGGCAATGCGTTCTTCCGGCACCTTGCCGGTGACTGGATCACCCACTGGTCCGGTTCCGGGACGCAGCCCTCGGCCGGCGCACGAGACTGGCTGCCGGTCCTGGCCGGACGGCTTTACGCCGACTTCACCGCGTTCCTGCGGCGACCCCGTATGGCCGCCGCTGTAGCCTCCGGCCTCGGCATGAAAGACCCCGCAGCGGCCGCCGCGCTGCGGCAGTGGCTACGAGCCAACGCCGGCCGGCTGCCCGCCGCCTGCGGCCTCGGACCGGCCCGTGCCATGGCGGCCTGGTTGCCCGGTGTGCTGGCAAGCCTGCTGGCCACGCTGGCGTTCCCGGCCCACTGCCGAGACCGCGTGCTCGACCGCACCGAGCGGCGACTGGCGGCCCTGCATCGGCAGGCCGCACATCTGCCGACCGTGCGGCGGCGGCTCGACTTCGTTGACAAGGTCCTCCCCGGGGCCGCCCTCGACCTCGTTCTGGAGCAGGTCCCCGCCGTCTACGCCGAACTGCTCATCCGGGTCGCCCTGCAGCGGCTGGCCGGCCTGTGGACCGGCGACAGCAGCCGCCTGGAGCCGGTGCTGCGCTGGCCGCCTCACGACCCGACTCTCGCGATGGGCGAGGAGCTGGCAAGGTTGGCCGACGGATACGCCGCCGCCGCCACGCCTGCCGCAGACGACCCACAGGTGATCCGCTTCCTCGACCGGTTCGGCCACCGAGCCGCGGACCGCGAGATCGACCTGGGTCTGCCACGCCTCGCCGACGATCCGCGCTACGTCGTGGAACTCATCGAGGGTTACCGCGACGCCGACGGCGGCCGCGCGCAGGACCGGTTCCGCGGCGGCGCCAGCTCGGCCGTTACCGCGGCCGCTGCGCTGGTGCACGAGGTTCGCCGGCCGGCCGGGCCGCTCGCCGCCGGGCTGCTGCGGCTGCTGCTGGACCGCCACCGCGAACTGGCCGGCCTACGGGAGCGGCCCAAGTTCGACATGGTGCGGGTGTTGGCGCTGGGCCGCCGTGTCCTCGGCGACATCGGCGAGCAGCTGGCAGCGCAGGGACTGCTCGACGACGCCCACGATGTGTACTTCCTGGACCCGGCCGACATCAGGCACGGCGCCCCGTCGCAGCTGCGCGACATCGCCGTGGCCAACCGGCGCGACTATGAGCGGGAGCTGCGCCGCCGCGCCATCCCGCGGATCCTGGTCAGCGACGGCGAGGCTGTCTACGGCCCGGCTGCCGAGTCCGGCGCTGGGGACGCGCTGAGGGGGACGCCGGTGTCGCCCGGAACGTACGAAGGCTTAGCGCGCGTGCTCGACTCGCCTGTCGGTGCTCGGCTGCGTCCTGGCGAGATCCTCGTCGCCGCGTCGACCGACCCGGGCTGGACCCCACTCTTCCTGCTGGCCGGGGCACTGGTGATGGAGGTCGGCGGCGTCATCTCCCACGGCGCCGTCCTGGCCCGGGAGTACGGCATACCCGCCGTGGCCGGCGTGACCGGCGCCACGACACTGTTGCGCACCGGCGATCGGATCAGGGTCGACGGCAACAGCGGCACGGTCGCCGTGAACACCGGCGAACGATCACCCGCCTGA
- a CDS encoding acyl carrier protein codes for MPDDIETIVRAALHEVAPDADLSALHPDADLRETLGLDSVDFLRLVELLSARTGHRVDEEDYPYLTTLAGAVSFLSWPPRR; via the coding sequence ATGCCCGACGACATCGAGACGATCGTCCGCGCCGCGCTGCACGAGGTCGCGCCCGACGCCGACCTGTCCGCGCTGCACCCGGACGCGGACCTGCGCGAGACCCTCGGGCTGGACTCGGTGGACTTCCTGCGCCTGGTCGAACTCCTGTCCGCCCGCACCGGCCACCGCGTCGACGAGGAGGACTATCCGTACCTGACGACGCTGGCCGGCGCGGTGTCGTTCCTCAGCTGGCCGCCGCGCCGATAA
- a CDS encoding NADPH-dependent F420 reductase — translation MKIAVLGTGMVGQALAGRLTELGHDVTVGTRDVATTMARTEPDGMGNPPYRDWATAHPAVTLATFAQAAADAELIVNATSGDVSLPALEAAGRDNLAGKVLLDIANPLDFSQGFPPSLFVKDTDSLGEQIQAAFPDLKVVKSLNTMNALLMVNPGRLAGGEHSVFVSGNDAAAKKTVTALLESFGHTDVIDLGDITTARGTELLLPIWLRLYGALGTPMFQFRIVR, via the coding sequence ATGAAGATCGCAGTACTGGGCACGGGTATGGTCGGGCAGGCGCTCGCCGGCCGGCTGACGGAGCTGGGCCACGACGTGACCGTGGGCACCCGCGACGTCGCCACCACGATGGCCCGCACCGAACCCGACGGCATGGGCAATCCGCCGTACCGCGACTGGGCCACCGCCCACCCTGCGGTCACCCTGGCAACCTTCGCCCAGGCTGCCGCGGACGCGGAGCTGATCGTCAACGCGACCTCCGGTGACGTGTCGCTCCCCGCCCTGGAGGCGGCCGGGCGCGACAACCTCGCCGGCAAGGTCCTGCTCGACATCGCCAACCCGCTCGACTTCTCGCAGGGCTTCCCGCCCAGCTTGTTCGTCAAGGACACCGACTCCCTCGGCGAGCAGATCCAGGCCGCGTTTCCCGACCTGAAGGTCGTCAAGTCTCTCAACACCATGAACGCCTTGCTCATGGTCAACCCCGGCCGGCTCGCCGGCGGCGAGCATTCGGTGTTCGTCTCCGGAAACGACGCTGCGGCGAAGAAGACCGTGACCGCACTGCTGGAGTCGTTCGGCCACACCGACGTCATCGACCTGGGCGACATCACCACCGCTCGCGGGACCGAGCTGCTGCTGCCGATCTGGCTGCGCCTGTACGGAGCGCTGGGCACCCCGATGTTCCAGTTCAGGATCGTCCGCTGA
- a CDS encoding RICIN domain-containing protein encodes MDNAQNNGTYEGVRVQQWTCLPYAQNNQLWAITELEAPFVFKPGPYTGSVLAPAVVRFQPAHYLSSCLTWDSTANGTVVRQRQCSASPSQNRKWLLIPVNHDLDWPVYKIVAYGGEGWPCLDVDNRVDYGVADGTKVQIYQCLDGQANQEWYIYKAAA; translated from the coding sequence GTGGACAACGCCCAGAACAACGGCACCTACGAAGGCGTGCGGGTGCAGCAGTGGACCTGCCTGCCCTACGCGCAGAACAACCAGCTGTGGGCCATCACCGAACTTGAGGCGCCGTTCGTCTTCAAACCCGGCCCCTACACCGGTTCCGTGCTCGCCCCGGCGGTGGTCCGGTTCCAGCCGGCGCACTATCTGTCCAGCTGCCTGACATGGGACAGCACCGCCAACGGGACCGTGGTGCGCCAGCGGCAGTGTTCGGCTTCGCCGTCGCAGAACCGCAAGTGGCTACTGATCCCCGTCAACCACGACCTCGACTGGCCCGTTTACAAGATCGTCGCCTACGGCGGGGAGGGCTGGCCCTGCCTGGACGTGGACAACCGGGTCGATTACGGCGTCGCCGACGGCACGAAGGTGCAGATCTACCAGTGCCTGGACGGCCAGGCCAACCAGGAGTGGTACATCTACAAGGCGGCCGCCTGA
- a CDS encoding LuxR family transcriptional regulator, which translates to MEKSSLTALATQLMDAARGSSSGRSAQTVYGGPARILGQTVLALRAGESLAEHENPGEASLYVLQGRVRLATRDASDEGVTGDLLVVPDSRHTLTATEDAVVLLTVAKHT; encoded by the coding sequence ATGGAAAAATCGTCGTTGACGGCATTGGCGACCCAGCTCATGGACGCCGCACGCGGCTCGTCCAGTGGGCGTAGCGCGCAGACGGTCTACGGAGGACCCGCTCGCATACTGGGTCAGACCGTCTTGGCGCTGCGTGCTGGCGAATCCCTGGCCGAACACGAGAATCCGGGCGAAGCCAGCCTGTACGTGTTGCAGGGACGCGTGCGTCTTGCCACCCGGGATGCCTCAGACGAAGGCGTCACCGGGGATCTGCTGGTTGTGCCGGACAGCCGTCATACGCTGACCGCGACCGAGGATGCCGTCGTGCTTCTCACCGTGGCCAAGCACACGTAG
- a CDS encoding M23 family metallopeptidase gives MTVLVTAAIVVPAVPALAAPVFKVPFPCGQVWGGQTRTDHSPLNAIDFNRADDVDDYVYASAPGTVDVVGDQGTSGYGRYVRVNHGSGYTTYYAHLNNWYVSVGMQVGYGTIVGTVGSTGASTGPHLHYEQRLNGSSVRVKFDGVEALYYGSKNYTSSNACEGARTGAGYIDTANSGPQNLYAGPGTTFAVTGSRNDGVYVTIYCQKAGQSISGKWGTSNVWNRIGTNQFVPDVNTYTGYTGFIPSVPRCP, from the coding sequence GTGACGGTGCTCGTGACCGCCGCGATCGTTGTGCCCGCTGTTCCGGCGCTGGCCGCGCCGGTCTTCAAAGTGCCGTTCCCGTGCGGGCAGGTGTGGGGCGGGCAGACCCGCACCGACCACAGCCCGCTCAACGCGATCGATTTCAACCGCGCCGACGACGTCGACGACTACGTGTACGCCAGCGCCCCGGGGACCGTCGACGTCGTCGGCGACCAGGGCACGAGCGGTTACGGCAGGTACGTTCGGGTCAACCACGGCAGCGGCTACACGACCTACTACGCGCACCTCAACAACTGGTACGTCTCGGTCGGCATGCAGGTGGGCTACGGCACGATCGTCGGGACCGTCGGCTCGACCGGGGCGTCCACCGGGCCGCACCTGCACTACGAGCAGCGCCTCAACGGCAGCTCGGTACGGGTGAAGTTCGACGGCGTCGAGGCGCTGTACTACGGCAGCAAGAACTACACCAGCAGCAACGCCTGCGAGGGGGCGCGGACCGGCGCCGGGTACATCGACACGGCCAACAGCGGCCCGCAGAACCTCTACGCCGGTCCGGGCACGACGTTCGCCGTCACGGGGTCCCGCAACGACGGCGTCTACGTGACCATCTACTGCCAGAAGGCCGGCCAGTCGATCAGCGGCAAGTGGGGCACCAGCAACGTCTGGAATCGCATCGGCACCAACCAGTTCGTGCCGGACGTGAACACGTACACCGGATACACCGGCTTCATCCCGAGCGTGCCGCGATGCCCGTGA